One genomic window of Pseudoxanthomonas sp. includes the following:
- a CDS encoding multidrug effflux MFS transporter, producing the protein MSEVAERDRRAVRHAPPRLVLLLGALSAFAPFATDMYLSGFPAIARDLHTDVAHVQMSLSSFFLGLCVGQLLYGPMTDAWGRRGPLLVGIWLFTVTSLLLVLSPHVELLIGVRALQAVGGCAGMIVARAVIQDLMEPREAARTLSTMMMVQGLGPVLAPLLGGWLLALAGWRSVFVFLALFGGACLISVWRGLPETLPSHRRRPLHLGDSLRTFAALLRMPGFIVPALTGATAMAAMFAYIAGSPYVFMSLHGVSQQHYGWLFAFNAVGMIIAGRVNVVLLRRLSPIAVLRVAVCVMAATAATLLILRDSPALPLLVAPLFVCIGCVPMVAANSVALAMGVGRFAAGSASSLVGALQFGLAAAASALVGTLDDGSALPMTAVMLGCAGTAVVLAWWPRRAAAA; encoded by the coding sequence GTGAGTGAAGTGGCGGAACGCGACCGCCGCGCGGTGCGCCACGCACCGCCGCGGCTGGTGCTGCTGCTGGGTGCGCTGAGCGCCTTCGCACCCTTCGCCACGGACATGTACCTGTCCGGCTTCCCCGCCATCGCCCGTGACCTGCACACCGATGTCGCCCATGTGCAGATGAGCCTGTCCAGCTTCTTCCTGGGCCTGTGCGTGGGCCAGCTGCTGTACGGCCCGATGACCGATGCCTGGGGCCGGCGCGGCCCGCTGCTGGTCGGGATCTGGCTGTTCACCGTGACCTCGCTGCTGCTGGTGCTGAGCCCGCACGTCGAGCTGCTCATCGGCGTACGGGCGCTGCAGGCCGTCGGCGGCTGCGCCGGCATGATCGTGGCGCGCGCGGTGATCCAGGACCTGATGGAACCCCGCGAAGCCGCACGCACGCTGTCCACGATGATGATGGTGCAGGGGCTTGGCCCGGTGCTGGCACCGTTGCTGGGCGGCTGGTTGCTGGCCCTGGCCGGATGGCGCAGCGTGTTCGTGTTCCTGGCGCTGTTCGGTGGTGCCTGCCTGATCTCGGTCTGGCGCGGCCTGCCGGAAACACTGCCGTCCCACCGCCGCCGGCCGCTGCACCTGGGCGACAGCCTGCGCACCTTCGCAGCGTTGCTGCGCATGCCCGGTTTCATCGTGCCGGCGCTGACCGGTGCGACCGCGATGGCCGCGATGTTCGCCTACATCGCCGGCTCGCCGTATGTGTTCATGTCATTGCACGGCGTCAGCCAGCAGCACTACGGCTGGCTGTTCGCATTCAACGCCGTCGGCATGATCATCGCCGGCCGCGTCAACGTTGTGCTGCTGCGTCGGCTTTCCCCCATCGCGGTCCTGCGGGTGGCGGTCTGCGTGATGGCCGCCACTGCGGCGACGCTGCTGATCCTGCGCGACAGCCCGGCATTGCCGTTGCTGGTGGCGCCGCTGTTCGTGTGCATCGGCTGCGTGCCGATGGTCGCTGCCAACAGTGTCGCGCTGGCGATGGGCGTGGGCCGGTTTGCGGCCGGCAGTGCCTCATCGCTGGTCGGTGCATTGCAGTTCGGGCTGGCCGCTGCGGCCAGTGCGCTGGTCGGTACGCTGGACGATGGCTCCGCGCTGCCGATGACGGCGGTGATGCTGGGATGTGCGGGCACGGCCGTGGTGTTGGCCTGGTGGCCGCGGCGCGCGGCCGCGGCCTGA